GCGCTTAGCGCCAAATTCCGCTCTGTGACACATGCCGTAGTGGACCTGCGCAGCAGGGCTGCGGAGGCAGACTCTACATGCACATGAAGCCGGGTATACCCCTCCCCCCGCCCGATTTGCCGATAGATAGCGGACACTAGACAAATTTGGCGCCAGAGGTACCTTTCCGGGCGAGCGTATCTTGTCTTGATTTTCTCCCTGGTTCATGCTACAGATGAAAGTGATATACCCAGTTATTTCGGAGGTTTTTATGGCTCTTATATCGTTCGGGAAAAAACCGGTAAGAACCTGCGGCAAGCTGCCTGCACTGGGTTCACAGGCGCCGAATTTTCGTTTGGTGGATGGGAATTTAGGGGATAAAACCCTGGATAATTGGGCCAGGAAGGTGAAGATCCTCAATATTGTACCCAGTTTTGATACACCGGTCTGCGCCACCGCAATTAAGCGCTTCAACGAGGAGGTGGAGAATGAGCCGATGCTGGTGGTCCTGAGCATCTCCTGCGATCTTCCCTTTGCCCAAGACCGGTTTTGCCATACCGAGGGGATCCGCAATATCGTTCCCCTTTCCCAGATGAGGGACCGCTCCTTTGGAAAAGATTACGGGGTGGAGATTATCGACAGCCCCATGGCGGGTCTTTTGAGCCGGGCAGTGGTGGTGCTGGACCGGGAGAATAGGGTTGTGTACACCCAACAG
The window above is part of the Treponema primitia ZAS-1 genome. Proteins encoded here:
- the tpx gene encoding thiol peroxidase — translated: MALISFGKKPVRTCGKLPALGSQAPNFRLVDGNLGDKTLDNWARKVKILNIVPSFDTPVCATAIKRFNEEVENEPMLVVLSISCDLPFAQDRFCHTEGIRNIVPLSQMRDRSFGKDYGVEIIDSPMAGLLSRAVVVLDRENRVVYTQQVADIGTPPDYPAALEAARKALEK